A stretch of DNA from Hoeflea ulvae:
CCGGCTGGTGGCCGCCATCCCGCCGGTGGTGAGGCGCGCGGCGCCTGCGGTATCGGAAGTTTGAACCCCGCATCTGCGCCGTTCATCTCCATCTGGCGCTGAGCAATCAGCCATCCCCCGGATGTATGGACAAACCGGTCGAGATAGCGGCCGAATATGGTCGCGGTCCGTCCGTCGGGAGCCTCGTGCCAGGCGTGCACATAGCTTTCGCTCTGTGCTTCGTCATCTTGTGAAAATGTGATCCGGACATTGGCCAGGTGATGGGCAGTGCGTTTCCAGCGCCACATCCGCGCAAGCGATTGCTCCAGTTGTGGTCGTCCGTTTGCCGCCAGGGCTGGCCCTTCGCCATAGATGACGCTGCAATCGGCGGTGAACAATGCCGCAAGCGCGGCGAGTTCCATGCGGTCGAGATGACAACAATAGGCGACCAGGACATCGGTGATCTCCTGACGTGCCACCATCGATCCGAGTTCAGCCGACTGTCTCATTCCGGATTTCCCTTCAACACCAAGCGCGATTGCCGAACAGCTGTCCGCCTGTCGCAAAGCATATGAAAACAATACGTGGGGAGAAAGTTAAATTATTGACGTATCCGCACAAATGTTCATATTAAGTACAAATTGCCAAGGCATGGGGCCTGGCGCAAAAAGGGGAATTTGACGCATGTCCATCAAAAGGAATTTTCTGTTGGCCGGTCTCGGCGCGGCATTGCTGCTGTGCGGTGGATTGAAATCCGAGAGTGTTGCTCAGGAAACCATTACCTGGCGGGTGCAAACCGGCTGGCTGCCCGGCAATGCGCTGTTTGAAAGCGTGGTCGAACTGTCCGAGCGGGTGGAAACCCAGTCCGGCGG
This window harbors:
- a CDS encoding nuclear transport factor 2 family protein, producing the protein MRQSAELGSMVARQEITDVLVAYCCHLDRMELAALAALFTADCSVIYGEGPALAANGRPQLEQSLARMWRWKRTAHHLANVRITFSQDDEAQSESYVHAWHEAPDGRTATIFGRYLDRFVHTSGGWLIAQRQMEMNGADAGFKLPIPQAPRASPPAGWRPPAGLD